The nucleotide sequence GGGCAGGATTTTGTCATTTGTTCACTCGGCCAGCTCCGCGGCCTCGCGGCCGCTTCGCCTTGGCCTCGTGCACAAAAGAGCAACCTGCCCGCGCAACCATCACTGGAGCACGAGTCCAGATTCGCGTGGGGCCTCGCTTCGGGGGGCCTTCGTCGTTTGTGGCGTCGGTTCCCGCTGGCGAGCTGCAGGCCGAGGATCCGAGCGGGTGGAACTGCCCCTCGGCCTCGCAGAGCGTCGGCCGGCTACGAGGACCTCGGGGAAGTCGAATCGGGTCTGGAACATGAGGCTAGCCCGACATCCAGGTTCCCCCCGCCAGCCACCGCTGCTCGAGGCTGCGTCCGAGAGCGGCCGCCTCGAGCGGGGGCCAGGCGAAGGACGCCACCGCGTCCACGACCTCGCCGAGCGCACGAGTGGTCGTGGTTGCGCCGGACTTGCGAAGGAACGCCGTCCACTGCGTCTGCTTTGTCGGGTCGACCACAAACGCGGGCGTCCAAGCAACGGGCCGGCTCTCGGGGAGCGGAGTACCTCGGCGCTCGAACGTGGCTCGGAAGGCGCGCACCAGCAAGGCGCCATCGAACGGGTACATTCCCGCCAACACCATGACGTCGAAGAAGTCCTTCATGCGGCTGTTCGCCATGCCGAGCTGCACCATCGCTTCGACTTTCTCTGCGATCACGGTCTCCTTCGGGTACGCGCGAACGCGCGGCGCAGGGAAGTCGAGCAAGGGAGGGAACGCAACGAGCTCGGCGTTCGGCGTAACGGCGTCGCCAAAGCCAACGTCGACTTGCAGGCGGAGCTTCGCGTTCCCAATGCGCGCCTCGAGTTCGACGCGCACGCCGCCGTAGTCCTGGTCTTCACGGATGGGGCCTACCTGGAGGGACGCGGAGTCGAAGACAACGGCATCATCGTCTACCGGCATGCGGATCACGTCGGCGAACACCTGCCTCATGCGGCTCTCGGCAGGATCTCCGAAGCCGAGCAGATCGAGGTCTCGCGTGGCACGGTGGGCGCGGCCCGTCCAAAGGGTGAAGAGCGCGGCGCCTTTCAGCACGAACTGCTCTGCGTGCGGCGAGAGCGAGAGTCGGTGCAGCAGGCGCTCGTTGGCGTAGCGCACGAGAAGGAGCTGGTGGTCCTCCTTTCGCTCCTTCGAGAGCTTGAGCAGGCGAGCCCGCACCGATGCGCTGACATTGGCGGGTTTGGTCATGCGAGCGCCTCCACGTAGGGGCGCATCACTTTGGCCACGCGATCAGCTTTGCTTGCCTCGAGCAGCGCGTCGAGCGAGTAGTCCCTTTTCGCAGCCCCGCGCTGGCGGCAGCGAGCGACGT is from Myxococcales bacterium and encodes:
- a CDS encoding nucleotidyl transferase AbiEii/AbiGii toxin family protein, with amino-acid sequence MTKPANVSASVRARLLKLSKERKEDHQLLLVRYANERLLHRLSLSPHAEQFVLKGAALFTLWTGRAHRATRDLDLLGFGDPAESRMRQVFADVIRMPVDDDAVVFDSASLQVGPIREDQDYGGVRVELEARIGNAKLRLQVDVGFGDAVTPNAELVAFPPLLDFPAPRVRAYPKETVIAEKVEAMVQLGMANSRMKDFFDVMVLAGMYPFDGALLVRAFRATFERRGTPLPESRPVAWTPAFVVDPTKQTQWTAFLRKSGATTTTRALGEVVDAVASFAWPPLEAAALGRSLEQRWLAGGTWMSG